A stretch of Camelina sativa cultivar DH55 chromosome 18, Cs, whole genome shotgun sequence DNA encodes these proteins:
- the LOC109130422 gene encoding uncharacterized protein LOC109130422: MNGSFLGFLWVRRGCFGIVIVCDGIGYRSRDFELSFGCVQILRRLRWIFDLLRDLYLWFLIGFVSKRGRRKDRNLLLIEAVAIFGDNRYHTIVLCLNEQIRCSLSILFATFIWRSHQSRDMIGRIFVDSFDVTWRRNCSMVEYKSMVLVQQKSHLSQFYLYLFGASSFFHKSFWLSVFPKVFEMSQSLALGQGSNASSSMSSVMKKKVKIPYFDNIALIEGYSKTVVGRCMNPRRQDMKSLLHMFPQIWHLEGRVVGADLGMGKFQFDFDEESDGARAIRERSGQRGSRILGGMVVLKGHIGENMVLGGFTLMGRDLLRERLSEV, from the coding sequence ATGAACggttcttttttgggttttctctgGGTCCGTCGCGGTTGTTTCGGGATCGTAATTGTTTGCGATGGGATTGGATATAGATCACGGGATTTTGAATTATCTTTTGGGTGTGTTCAGATCCTACGGCGATTACGATGGATCTTTGATCTGCTTCGTGATCTCTATTTATGGTTTCTTATTGGATTCGTTTccaaaagaggaagaaggaaggaTCGGAATCTGCTTCTGATTGAGGCTGTCGCGATATTTGGGGATAATCGTTATCATACGATTGTGCTTTGCCTTAATGAACAGATCCGGTGTTCTCTGTCTATTTTGTTTGCTACGTTTATTTGGAGATCCCATCAGTCGCGAGATATGATTGGGAGGATTTTCGTGGATTCCTTTGACGTTACTTGGAGGAGGAATTGTTCGATGGTTGAGTATAAAAGCATGGTTCTCGTTCAGCAGAAATCTCATCTCTCACAGTTCTATCTTTATCTGTTCGGGGCTTCTAGTTTTTTTCATAAGTCTTTTTGGTTATCGGTTTTCCCAAAAGTTTTTGAGATGTCGCAGAGTTTGGCTTTGGGTCAGGGATCGAATGCTTCAAGTTCGATGTCCtctgtgatgaagaagaaggttaagATCCCATATTTTGATAATATTGCCTTGATCGAAGGCTATTCCAAGACTGTAGTGGGGCGATGTATGAATCCAAGGAGGCAGGATATGAAGTCGCTTCTTCATATGTTTCCACAGATTTGGCATTTGGAGGGTAGAGTGGTTGGTGCAGATCTTGGGATGGGGAAGttccaatttgattttgatgaagaaTCAGACGGAGCCAGAGCTATAAGGGAGCGGTCAGGTCAGAGAGGCAGCAGGATTCTGGGTGGGATGGTGGTGCTAAAGGGGCATATCGGGGAAAACATGGTGCTGGGGGGATTCACGCTGATGGGAAGAGACCTTTTGAGGGAAAGGTTGAGCGAAGTTTGA
- the LOC104760733 gene encoding calcium-binding protein CML37-like — protein sequence MSLSKNQKSPLSRLYKKYSKRKSESSRTLEDEARTSSSSGSSSLNVDELRTVFDYMDSNSDGKISGEELQSCVSLLGGSLSSREAEEVVKISDVDGDGFIDFGEFLKLMEGDDGSDEERRKELREAFGMYVMEGEEFITAASLRRTLSRLGESCTVDACKGMIRGFDQNDDGVLSFDEFVLMMRYD from the coding sequence atgaGTCTTTCTAAGAACcagaaatctccattgtcaagATTGTACAAGAAATATTCCAAGAGGAAGTCAGAATCTTCAAGAACGCTTGAAGATGAAGCAAGAACCAGCAGCAGTAGCGGAAGCAGCTCGTTAAACGTGGACGAGCTGAGAACCGTGTTTGACTATATGGATTCAAACTCTGACGGTAAAATCTCCGGGGAGGAGCTACAGAGCTGCGTTAGTCTCTTAGGCGGCTCGTTGTCTTCACGTGAGGCAGAGGAGGTGGTTAAGATTTCTGACGTTGACGGAGACGGGTTTATTGACTTTGGTGAGTTTTTGAAGCTTATGGAAGGTGATGATGGTAGTGATGAAGAGAGGAGGAAGGAGCTGAGAGAGGCGTTTGGGATGTATGTGATGGAAGGGGAAGAGTTTATCACGGCTGCGAGTTTACGGAGGACGTTGAGTCGGCTCGGCGAGTCGTGTACCGTTGATGCTTGTAAGGGTATGATTCGTGGGTTTGATCAGAATGATGATGGAGTTCTCAGTTTCGACGAGTTTGTTCTGATGATGCGTTATGATTGA
- the LOC104760734 gene encoding uncharacterized protein LOC104760734, translated as MVAFSFIPKSHHVVMNHLSSFWLFSLLFTTAIAAQESSITRIAFGSCANQSAPQPIWDAINKFDPQLFIWLGDNIYGDIKRPLKVFGKERTFGPWRNTPRFIPSSEEEMKSRYAIAKATPGYSRLHRNAKVIGTWDDHDYGLNDAGKEFDHKVRNQKLMLDFLDEPLDSPRRKQAGVYASYTYGPPNRKVKVIVLDTRYHRDPLRSDGSILGDTQWGWLENELRGPLSEITIIGSSVQVISNISATTGPLFYMESWGRFPKERKRLFQLISDTKRNGVIFISGDVHFGEITRYDCSVGYPLYDVTSSGLVQYVEKVIPYTLRPIIRLLFWYTPSTMRVINEKCKFKSCTYGQQNFGAISIDWNANPVTIRLEVRDVNGHAVLGTNVSLPELQPRGPNILTDPTAKGKSQRHCTLEIDLPGTTRYRLAVLIYFTTAVLAMALLGLIIGVVLTITACVYKCKVD; from the exons ATGGTTGCTTTCTCCTTTATTCCCAAATCCCACCACGTCGTCATGAACCACCTCTCCTCCTTCTGGTTATTTTCGTTGCTCTTTACGACCGCCATTGCAGCACAAGAGTCTTCAATCACTCGTATTGCTTTCGGTTCATGTGCTAATCAAAGCGCTCCACAG CCAATATGGGATGCAATAAACAAGTTCGATCCACAACTGTTTATTTGGTTGGGTGATAACATCTATGGAGATATCAAAAGACCACTTAAGGTTTTTGGGAAAGAGAGAACCTTTGGGCCGTGGAGGAACACACCGAGGTTTATACCTTCTTCAGAGGAAGAAATGAAATCAAGATACGCCATAGCCAAGGCTACTCCTGGCTATTCTCGTCTTCATAGAAATGCCAAGGTTATTGGAACTTGGGATGATCATGATTACGGCTTGAATGACGCTGGAAAAGAGTTTGATCATAAAGTCCGTAACCAAAAACTCATGCTTGATTTCTTAGATGAGCCTCTTGATAGTCCTAGGAGAAAGCAAGCTGGTGTTTATGCATCTTATACTTATGGTCCACCTAACCGTAAAGTCAAG GTTATAGTTTTAGATACTAGATATCATAGAGACCCTTTGCGAAGTGACGGGAGTATCTTGGGTGATACACAGTGGGGATGGCTCGAAAATGAACTGAGAGGTCCGCTTAGCGAAATCACTATAATAGGATCTTCCGTTCAG GTGATATCAAATATATCTGCTACCACTGGACCTCTCTTTTATATGGAATCATGGGGTCGTTTTCCAAAGGAAAGAAAACGTCTTTTCCAACTGATATCAGACACTAAG AGAAATGGAGTTATATTCATTAGTGGAGATGTACATTTTGGAGAAATCACTAGATATGATTGTTCTGTTGGGTACCCGTTATATGATGTCACCTCTAGTGGTCTAGTACAATATGTTGAGAAAGTTATCCCTTACACCTTGCGCCCCATCATTAGGCTTCTTTTCTGGTATACACCAAGCACGATGAGAGTTATCAATGAAAAGTGCAAATTCAAATCATGTACATACG GGCAACAAAACTTCGGAGCAATATCGATAGATTGGAATGCAAATCCGGTTACCATAAGGCTCGAGGTCAGGGATGTCAACGGACACGCAGTACTAGGCACAAATGTTTCTCTACCTGAACTACAACCACGAGGGCCAAATATCTTGACAGATCCAACTGCAAAGGGAAAGTCCCAACGACATTGTACTCTCGAAATCGATTTACCAGGAACAACCAGATACCGATTGGCAGTTCTCATCTACTTCACCACTGCTG TCTTGGCAATGGCGTTATTAGGATTGATCATTGGTGTTGTACTGACCATAACAGCTTGCGTCTACAAATGCAAGGTTGACTGA
- the LOC104760735 gene encoding F-box/kelch-repeat protein At5g42350-like — protein MMISGKPLGEESIRQDLEVLTVSKRLVKSVSQKLKKKVHKSEVVVVEDEVDARGGVNCLSISVGCRVADTGEDFEDPCNKRWSSASEDGKGLMTICGTEETRLDCFSYGVKERFWKKNNRRYLLDTAQDNRKNIFLPDDILEMCLMRLPLTSLMNAHLVCKKWRSMATTQRFLQMRREGSFQTPWLFLFAAHKDGCSSGEIHGYDVSQDKWHKIDSELLKGRYMYSVTSIHEEIYIIGGRSMDRNSFKSHRGILVFSPSTKSWRKIASMRHARSLPIVGASEVTSEFSTIQTQQNRQDRRFHLSRVGGESDVYEDPHRLSVRRQQHRNSADQNGTKSLRLARQKLDRLNQNSSRRFVLISIGGTGLFDEPLDSGEIYDSATNTWSEIQRLPMGFGVVCCGIICNGIFYAYSENDKLSGYDIERGFWIAIQTSPIPPRVHEFYPKLVSCNQRLFMLSVSWCDEGDGQIGRRNKAVRKLWELDLVYLTWTEVSVHPDAPMDWNATYASDKNILMGVEMFKIFGQVLGFFTVCDTLTEEASWRHVSRNQRSQKLNLSCMNKTIALLHL, from the coding sequence ATGATGATTTCTGGGAAACCATTGGGAGAGGAGTCCATCCGGCAGGATCTTGAGGTTTTAACTGTGTCAAAGCGGCTCGTGAAAAGTGTTAGCCAGAAGTTAAAGAAAAAGGTTCATAAATctgaggtggtggtggtggaagatGAAGTGGATGCAAGGGGAGGTGTGAATTGTCTAAGCATCAGTGTTGGTTGCAGAGTTGCTGATACAGGTGAGGATTTTGAGGATCCTTGCAATAAGAGATGGTCCAGTGCTAGCGAGGACGGTAAGGGATTGATGACCATTTGTGGTACTGAAGAAACTAGGCTAGATTGTTTTTCTTATGGGGTGAAAGAGAGGTTCTGGAAGAAGAATAATAGAAGATATCTACTGGACACGGCCCAGGACAACCGCAAGAACATATTCCTTCCTGATGATATTCTGGAAATGTGCTTGATGAGGCTTCCTTTGACCAGCCTAATGAATGCGCATCTCGTTTGCAAGAAATGGCGATCCATGGCCACCACCCAGCGGTTCCTCCAGATGAGACGTGAAGGTTCCTTTCAGACCCCATGGTTGTTTCTGTTTGCTGCTCATAAAGATGGGTGCTCCTCTGGTGAAATTCATGGGTATGATGTTTCTCAAGACAAATGGCATAAGATTGACTCTGAGCTACTTAAAGGGCGGTATATGTACTCGGTGACGAGCATCCATGAGGAGATTTATATAATTGGAGGTCGTTCTATGGACAGAAACTCTTTCAAGTCCCACAGAGGGATCTTGGTATTCAGTCCTTCAACCAAATCATGGCGTAAAATTGCATCTATGAGACATGCTAGATCACTCCCCATTGTTGGTGCCTCTGAAGTTACTTCAGAGTTCTCGACCATACAGACCCAACAGAATCGCCAAGATAGACGGTTTCACCTGTCAAGAGTTGGTGGGGAATCAGACGTTTATGAAGACCCTCACAGGTTATCTGTAAGGCGACAACAGCACAGAAACTCAGCTGATCAAAACGGAACTAAATCCCTCAGATTAGCAAGACAAAAGCTTGATCGGCTAAACCAAAACAGCTCCAGGAGATTTGTGCTCATTTCCATCGGAGGCACAGGATTGTTTGATGAGCCACTGGATTCAGGTGAAATATACGACTCAGCAACAAACACATGGTCAGAAATCCAGAGACTCCCGATGGGTTTCGGGGTTGTATGTTGTGGGATCATATGCAATGGAATCTTCTATGCTTATTCTGAGAATGATAAGCTATCAGGGTATGACATAGAGAGAGGCTTCTGGATTGCGATCCAAACATCCCCAATCCCTCCTCGGGTTCATGAGTTCTATCCTAAACTCGTCTCCTGCAACCAACGGTTGTTCATGCTCTCTGTTTCATGGTGCGATGAAGGAGATGGACAGATTGGGAGGAGAAACAAAGCGGTGAGAAAGCTGTGGGAGTTGGATCTTGTGTACCTCACGTGGACCGAAGTTTCAGTACACCCGGACGCACCAATGGATTGGAACGCCACATATGCCTCAGACAAGAACATACTAATGGGAGTTGAGATGTTCAAGATCTTTGGGCAGGTATTAGGTTTCTTCACTGTCTGCGATACCTTAACGGAAGAAGCCTCTTGGAGACATGTTTCGAGAAACCAAAGGAGCCAAAAACTTAATCTATCTTGTATGAACAAAACCATTGCCTTGCTTCATCTCTga